In Chromatiaceae bacterium, a single genomic region encodes these proteins:
- a CDS encoding nuclease-like protein: MLGICLVVAGGAAARELHSYALVQDDGSLLVKGKRVHLYGIYLPDTGQHCRSNLRPVRCASRAALALDFRIQGFVHCYPQSRNADNSLNAICFVDRSAFDDGEDLAAHLLQLGWAMALPGAPYEYHALERLARHKQLGIWGTVVDGVSRR, encoded by the coding sequence CTGCTCGGGATCTGTCTGGTTGTCGCCGGCGGCGCGGCCGCCCGTGAGCTGCACAGCTATGCACTGGTGCAGGACGACGGATCGCTGCTGGTAAAGGGCAAGCGAGTCCACCTGTACGGCATCTATCTGCCCGATACCGGTCAGCATTGTCGCAGCAACCTCCGGCCGGTGCGTTGCGCGTCGCGTGCGGCCCTGGCGCTGGATTTCCGCATCCAGGGCTTCGTGCACTGCTATCCGCAGTCCCGCAATGCGGACAACAGCCTCAACGCGATCTGCTTTGTCGACCGCAGCGCGTTCGACGACGGCGAGGATCTGGCGGCCCATCTGTTGCAGCTTGGATGGGCCATGGCGTTGCCCGGGGCTCCGTACGAGTACCATGCGCTCGAGCGACTTGCACGACACAAACAGCTCGGTATCTGGGGAACCGTGGTAGACGGCGTCTCGCGTCGTTGA
- the rsxB gene encoding electron transport complex subunit RsxB, with product MLAAIATIAGMATLFGLVLGYSAIRFRVEGDPIADQVDALLPQTQCGQCGFAGCRPYAEAIASGEAEINRCPPGGEATMIALAELLGRDQVPLDDAEAAEKPKSVAVIVEQECIGCTLCIQACPVDAIVGAAKQMHTVIASECTGCELCLPPCPVECIHMHPLPVTPQTWKWPYPEVRAAEAGHG from the coding sequence ATGCTCGCCGCGATCGCCACCATTGCCGGCATGGCCACGCTGTTTGGCCTGGTGCTCGGTTACTCCGCGATCCGTTTCCGGGTCGAAGGCGACCCGATCGCCGATCAGGTCGATGCACTGCTGCCGCAGACCCAGTGCGGACAATGCGGATTCGCCGGATGCCGCCCCTACGCCGAGGCGATCGCCAGTGGTGAAGCCGAGATCAACCGCTGCCCGCCCGGCGGCGAGGCGACGATGATCGCGCTCGCGGAGCTGCTCGGCCGCGACCAGGTACCGCTGGACGACGCCGAGGCCGCGGAAAAGCCGAAGTCGGTCGCGGTGATCGTCGAACAGGAGTGCATCGGTTGCACGCTGTGCATCCAGGCCTGCCCGGTGGACGCGATCGTCGGCGCCGCGAAGCAGATGCATACCGTGATCGCCAGCGAATGCACCGGGTGCGAGCTGTGCCTGCCGCCGTGCCCGGTCGAATGCATCCATATGCATCCGCTGCCGGTGACGCCGCAGACCTGGAAGTGGCCATACCCCGAGGTGCGCGCCGCGGAGGCCGGTCATGGCTGA
- a CDS encoding ergothioneine biosynthesis protein EgtB: MPSANQAHAQDDAVRADVAARYCRVRAASEALCRPLEIEDYGLQTMPDVSPAKWHIAHTSWFFETFLLLPFAGAYRVHDPAFDHLFNSYYLTHGQPFLRPQRGVLSRPTVAEVYDYRQVVDDAMITLIGAADGAEWTRIEPLIQLGLNHEQQHQELLLTDLKHAFFANPLRPAYRQDLPVPPVRAPVPGGWQAWDGGLHEIGAAGPDFAYDNERPRHRCWLEDFALAEHPVSNAEYLAFIEDGGYREPQWWLSEGWATVQSQAWEAPLYWERRDGAWWQFTLAGMRPLDLAAPVTHVSFYEADAFAAWAGRRLPLETEWERVAVSTARGTDANLRDTGWLQPVAGPAGQGMRQLFGDVWEWTASAYTAYPGFQTAEGPVGEYNGKFMSGQMVLRGGSCVTPADHIRASYRNFFYPHDRWQFSGIRLAEDR; encoded by the coding sequence ATGCCATCAGCGAACCAGGCCCATGCGCAGGATGACGCGGTGCGTGCCGATGTCGCCGCCCGCTATTGCCGCGTCAGGGCCGCCAGCGAGGCGTTGTGCCGCCCGCTGGAGATCGAGGATTACGGGCTGCAGACGATGCCCGACGTCAGCCCCGCGAAATGGCACATCGCACACACCAGCTGGTTCTTCGAGACCTTCCTGCTGCTGCCGTTTGCCGGCGCTTACCGGGTCCACGATCCGGCCTTCGATCACCTGTTCAACTCGTACTACCTCACCCACGGGCAACCTTTCCTGCGTCCGCAGCGGGGGGTCCTGTCACGCCCGACGGTCGCCGAGGTCTACGACTACCGGCAGGTCGTCGATGATGCAATGATCACGCTGATCGGTGCGGCCGACGGCGCCGAATGGACGCGGATCGAACCATTGATCCAGCTCGGACTGAACCACGAACAACAGCACCAGGAGCTGTTGTTGACCGATTTAAAGCACGCCTTCTTCGCAAATCCGCTGCGGCCCGCCTACCGCCAGGACCTGCCGGTGCCGCCGGTGCGCGCGCCGGTGCCCGGCGGTTGGCAGGCGTGGGACGGGGGGCTGCACGAGATCGGTGCCGCAGGGCCGGATTTCGCGTACGACAACGAACGGCCCCGGCACCGCTGCTGGCTCGAGGACTTCGCGCTGGCCGAGCATCCGGTGAGCAACGCCGAGTACCTCGCGTTCATCGAGGACGGTGGTTACCGAGAGCCGCAGTGGTGGCTGTCGGAGGGCTGGGCGACCGTCCAGAGCCAGGCCTGGGAGGCGCCCCTGTACTGGGAGCGACGTGACGGCGCCTGGTGGCAGTTCACGCTGGCCGGCATGCGCCCGCTCGACCTGGCCGCGCCGGTCACGCACGTCAGTTTTTACGAAGCCGACGCGTTCGCCGCCTGGGCCGGCAGGCGACTGCCGCTGGAGACCGAATGGGAGCGGGTCGCGGTGTCGACCGCCCGAGGCACCGACGCGAACCTGCGTGACACGGGCTGGCTGCAGCCCGTCGCCGGTCCGGCCGGGCAGGGCATGCGCCAGCTGTTCGGTGATGTCTGGGAATGGACCGCGAGCGCGTACACCGCTTACCCGGGGTTCCAGACCGCCGAGGGACCGGTCGGTGAGTACAACGGCAAGTTCATGTCCGGGCAGATGGTGCTGCGCGGTGGTTCCTGCGTGACCCCGGCCGATCACATCCGCGCCAGTTACCGGAACTTCTTCTACCCGCACGATCGCTGGCAGTTTTCCGGTATACGCCTCGCGGAGGATCGATGA
- a CDS encoding DUF3369 domain-containing protein encodes MNSQLDEPLFATELDEQQPTSRRSPTAAWKVLVVDDEQSVHDVTRLALRSFEYEGQPLELLHAYSAQEAESLLRTEREIAAALVDVVMETQDAGLRLVQTIREDIGNRLLRIILRTGQPGQAPEGRVIREYDINDYKEKTELTAQRLSTALYAAIRGYADLLTIDGHRRGLERVIASTANIFRYRDLDDFFSGLMIQLGSMIRPERDSFCTSAAFVSGNYQSEIGVETMVAGTGRFAAHIGRPIQDVVDQHVYGHLLESRQSQRTLFKEDACVFYFENSQGQHGQVYLAGCGSDLSPELRRMVELFCANTSVAFDNIMLNREIEHTQREIVNMLGTVAEFRSWETARHVDRVAAYSEFLALKLGLDEAEARLIRLAAPLHDIGKIGIPDLILEKPGSLTDEEFEVMKTHATLGHDMLKHSQRPILAAAAVIARDHQERWDGSGYPHGAAGEDIHLYGRIVAVADVFDALGSKRCYKDAWPLEQILEYFRAERGRHFDPRIAELLIEHIDDIVALRDRVPRLH; translated from the coding sequence ATGAACTCACAACTCGACGAACCGCTTTTCGCCACCGAACTCGACGAGCAGCAGCCGACCTCGCGACGGTCGCCCACGGCCGCGTGGAAGGTCCTGGTGGTCGACGACGAGCAATCGGTACACGACGTCACCCGGCTGGCGCTGCGCTCATTCGAATACGAGGGCCAGCCGCTGGAACTGCTGCACGCCTATTCGGCACAGGAAGCGGAATCGTTGCTGCGGACCGAGCGCGAGATCGCCGCCGCGCTGGTCGATGTGGTGATGGAGACCCAGGACGCCGGGTTGCGCCTGGTGCAGACGATCCGAGAGGACATCGGCAACCGACTGCTGCGTATCATCCTGCGTACCGGACAGCCGGGTCAGGCACCCGAAGGCCGGGTGATTCGCGAGTACGACATCAACGACTACAAGGAAAAGACCGAACTCACCGCGCAACGCCTTTCGACCGCGCTGTACGCGGCGATCCGCGGCTATGCCGACCTGCTGACGATCGACGGTCATCGGCGCGGCCTCGAGAGGGTCATTGCATCGACCGCCAACATCTTCCGCTACCGCGACCTCGACGATTTCTTTTCCGGATTGATGATCCAGCTCGGATCGATGATCCGCCCCGAGCGCGACAGTTTCTGTACCTCGGCGGCCTTCGTTTCCGGCAACTACCAGTCCGAAATCGGCGTCGAGACGATGGTCGCCGGTACCGGGCGCTTCGCCGCGCACATCGGCAGACCGATCCAAGACGTCGTCGACCAACACGTCTACGGGCATCTGCTGGAATCCCGGCAATCGCAGCGCACGCTGTTCAAGGAGGACGCCTGCGTGTTCTATTTCGAGAACAGCCAGGGCCAGCATGGACAGGTCTATCTCGCCGGGTGCGGCAGCGACCTCAGCCCCGAATTGCGCCGCATGGTGGAATTGTTCTGTGCGAACACCTCCGTGGCATTCGACAACATCATGCTGAACCGCGAGATCGAGCATACCCAGCGCGAGATCGTCAACATGCTCGGCACAGTGGCCGAGTTCCGCTCATGGGAGACCGCCCGACACGTTGACCGTGTCGCCGCCTATTCCGAGTTCCTGGCACTCAAGCTGGGTCTCGACGAAGCAGAGGCGAGACTGATCCGGTTGGCCGCGCCACTGCACGACATCGGCAAGATCGGCATCCCGGACCTCATCCTGGAAAAACCCGGCAGCCTCACGGACGAGGAGTTCGAGGTGATGAAGACCCACGCGACGCTCGGTCACGACATGCTCAAGCACTCGCAGCGACCCATCCTGGCCGCCGCCGCGGTCATCGCCCGCGATCACCAGGAGCGTTGGGACGGCAGCGGTTACCCGCATGGCGCCGCCGGCGAAGACATCCATCTGTACGGGCGTATCGTAGCGGTCGCCGACGTGTTCGATGCGCTCGGCTCCAAGCGTTGCTACAAGGATGCATGGCCGCTCGAACAGATCCTCGAATATTTCCGCGCCGAGCGCGGTCGGCATTTCGACCCCCGGATCGCAGAATTGCTGATCGAACACATCGACGACATCGTGGCGTTGCGCGACAGGGTACCGCGCCTGCATTGA
- the rsxC gene encoding electron transport complex subunit RsxC: protein MAEVPALSAFHGGLHMDDHKAESNTRPIGQMGLAPRLTLPLQQHIGEPAEPVVRPGDPVLKGQLIARAVDYVSAPLHAPTSGRVIEVAAQPIPHPSGLSDTCIVIEPDGNDTWATLPPAIADYRHADRADLRERIRWAGIVGLGGAAFPTAVKVNISGQKAIDTLVINAAECEPYITCDDVLMREQAADVIDGIAILRHLVGAPQCLIGIEDNKPEAAAALRAAIAEAGDTDTRVVEVPTLYPSGGEKQLIKLLTGREVPSQGLPAAIGVLCQNVATTVAVADAVLRGRPLIDRVVTVTGQGVVQPGNLRVPLGTPAAFVIAQAGGYSDRVDQLILGGPMMGFNLHTDQVPVTKAANCLLAASREELPPAEPERPCIRCGECARVCPADLLPQQLYWNARAHDFDKAQDYHLFDCIECGCCAYVCPAHIPLVQYFRFAKTEIWASERDREKADLARRRHAARVARLERLELERKARLRQKKEALDAKQTGATDPKKAAIEAAMRRVAAKKAAQQAETENPGGE, encoded by the coding sequence ATGGCTGAAGTACCCGCATTGAGCGCGTTCCATGGCGGCCTGCACATGGACGACCACAAGGCCGAATCCAACACCCGCCCGATCGGCCAGATGGGGCTCGCGCCGCGCCTGACACTGCCGCTGCAGCAACACATCGGCGAACCGGCCGAGCCGGTCGTGCGCCCGGGCGACCCGGTGCTGAAGGGACAGTTGATCGCACGCGCCGTCGACTACGTCAGTGCGCCCCTGCATGCGCCGACGTCCGGCCGGGTCATCGAGGTCGCCGCCCAGCCCATACCGCACCCCTCCGGCCTCAGCGACACCTGCATCGTGATCGAGCCGGACGGTAACGACACCTGGGCGACCCTACCCCCGGCGATCGCCGACTACCGGCACGCCGACCGGGCCGACCTGCGCGAACGCATCCGCTGGGCCGGCATCGTCGGGCTCGGCGGCGCCGCGTTCCCGACCGCGGTCAAGGTGAACATCAGTGGCCAGAAGGCGATCGACACCCTGGTGATCAACGCCGCCGAATGCGAACCCTACATCACCTGCGACGATGTGTTGATGCGCGAGCAGGCCGCCGACGTGATCGACGGGATCGCGATCCTGCGTCATCTGGTCGGTGCCCCGCAGTGCCTGATCGGCATCGAGGACAACAAACCCGAAGCGGCCGCGGCGCTGCGCGCGGCGATCGCCGAGGCGGGCGACACCGACACCCGCGTCGTGGAGGTCCCGACCCTGTACCCCAGTGGCGGGGAGAAGCAGCTGATCAAGCTGTTGACCGGTCGCGAGGTGCCGTCGCAGGGACTGCCGGCAGCGATCGGCGTGCTGTGCCAGAACGTGGCGACCACGGTAGCGGTCGCCGATGCAGTACTGCGTGGTCGGCCGCTGATCGACCGGGTCGTCACGGTCACCGGTCAGGGGGTCGTGCAACCGGGGAATCTGCGCGTGCCACTGGGGACGCCGGCGGCATTCGTGATCGCGCAGGCCGGTGGTTACAGCGACCGCGTCGATCAACTGATCCTCGGTGGTCCGATGATGGGCTTCAATCTGCACACCGACCAGGTGCCGGTGACCAAGGCGGCGAACTGCCTGCTGGCCGCGTCCCGCGAAGAGCTGCCACCGGCCGAGCCGGAACGCCCGTGCATCCGCTGCGGCGAGTGCGCCCGGGTGTGTCCGGCCGACCTGCTGCCACAGCAGCTGTACTGGAATGCACGCGCGCACGATTTCGACAAGGCACAGGACTACCACCTGTTCGACTGCATCGAGTGCGGCTGTTGCGCCTACGTATGTCCGGCCCATATCCCGCTGGTGCAGTACTTCCGGTTCGCCAAGACCGAGATATGGGCGTCCGAACGCGATCGAGAGAAGGCCGATCTCGCACGCCGCCGGCATGCCGCGCGCGTGGCGCGCCTCGAACGCCTCGAACTCGAACGCAAGGCACGACTGCGGCAGAAGAAAGAGGCGCTCGATGCCAAGCAGACCGGCGCCACCGATCCGAAAAAGGCCGCGATCGAGGCCGCGATGCGCCGCGTCGCGGCGAAAAAAGCGGCCCAACAGGCCGAGACCGAAAACCCCGGCGGCGAGTAG
- the egtD gene encoding L-histidine N(alpha)-methyltransferase, with translation MNAPVVNFYDAHPGTANLRREVLSGLAAQPRAIPAKFFYDERGSALFDQICELPEYYQTRTEMAILRRALPELAQLVGNECLLVELGSGASRKVRLLLEELRPSGYVGVDISREFLLAATQTLARDYPWLEVHAACVDFTTGLDIPQYAAHSEMLAFFPGSSIGNFDPDDAAVLMSDIAQMVGPLGHLLIGVDLKKPVELLNAAYNDASGVTAAFNRNLLHRIANELDSDIDPDAFEHYAFYNPSAGRVEMHLVSRQRQTLHIERRAFAFEPGDAIHTESSYKYRVDEFGHLAARAGFRQRAVWVDEDELFSVQLLQCLPRAA, from the coding sequence ATGAACGCACCGGTGGTCAATTTCTACGATGCGCATCCCGGCACTGCGAACCTGCGGCGCGAGGTGCTCAGCGGCCTGGCCGCACAACCGCGCGCCATTCCGGCCAAGTTCTTCTACGACGAGCGCGGTTCGGCATTATTCGACCAGATCTGCGAGCTTCCCGAGTATTACCAGACGCGCACCGAGATGGCGATCCTGCGCCGCGCGTTGCCCGAACTGGCGCAGTTGGTCGGCAACGAATGCCTGTTGGTCGAGTTGGGCAGCGGTGCCAGCCGCAAGGTACGGCTGCTGCTCGAGGAGCTGCGTCCGAGTGGCTACGTCGGCGTGGACATATCACGCGAATTCCTGCTCGCCGCGACCCAGACCCTGGCACGCGACTATCCCTGGCTCGAAGTACACGCGGCGTGCGTGGATTTCACGACCGGCCTGGATATTCCACAATACGCGGCGCACAGCGAGATGCTGGCGTTCTTTCCCGGGTCCAGCATCGGCAATTTCGATCCCGACGATGCGGCGGTGCTGATGTCCGACATCGCACAGATGGTCGGTCCGCTGGGGCACCTGTTGATTGGTGTCGACCTGAAGAAGCCGGTCGAGCTGTTGAACGCCGCGTACAACGATGCGTCCGGGGTCACCGCGGCGTTCAACCGCAACCTGTTGCATCGCATCGCCAATGAGCTCGACAGCGACATCGATCCGGACGCGTTCGAACACTACGCGTTTTACAACCCGTCTGCCGGGCGGGTCGAGATGCACCTGGTAAGTCGCCAACGCCAGACGTTGCACATCGAACGCCGCGCATTCGCCTTCGAGCCCGGCGATGCGATCCATACCGAGAGCTCTTACAAGTATCGCGTCGATGAATTCGGCCACCTCGCGGCGCGCGCCGGCTTTCGCCAGCGTGCCGTCTGGGTCGACGAGGACGAACTCTTCAGCGTGCAGCTGCTGCAATGTCTGCCACGCGCGGCCTGA
- a CDS encoding PAS domain S-box protein yields the protein MLRNRLIGMMLAVTVIVTTSVAAVVGYWDYRTFQNDREHIGRAILHSLTPRLIRLTGTDNTDATSDITTTLRAFSDVRYLFAYDPAGESLYSYHRADRPALDAPDPSEQPGHAPAPGGMRLWSSFALQGGERATAMLDISADLRDDWLTTNLVPIAALIPLSLLLALGVSMGLQRRITRPIRFLTAAMQQVSTTGDFSLRVHTADRTEIGALYEGFNAMLVELANAEVLLQQHKRAIDHAAIVSITDVNGTITYANEKFCEISRYDRGELLGNTHRVVNSGHHPKQFFADMWGTIASGRVWKGEIRNRDKDGGHYWVDTTIVPILDKHGRPQQYVAIRFPITDRKQQELELVAAKETLETRVAERTEQLMQSRERLIEAERLAALGRLVAGIAHEINTPIGIGVTASSHLTDKLRELSTQIDANTLTRRQLTEFAETFREGNEIILGNLQRAATLVRSFKQVAADQSHHERRRFALAEYIDGILLSLRPALKHSPHIVEVDCPRDLEMDSYPGALSQILTNLITNSLRYAFEPGQVGRLHIAAEASGDNEIRLVYADDGRGIPQDDIKRVFEPFFTTGRHIGGTGLGLHIVHNLVHNTLHGELHCDSPPGGGTRFEFILPRVVAPSTAAAAGS from the coding sequence ATGCTGCGCAACCGACTGATCGGCATGATGCTGGCGGTCACGGTGATCGTGACGACCAGCGTGGCGGCCGTGGTCGGATACTGGGACTACCGCACCTTTCAAAACGATCGAGAACACATCGGCCGCGCGATTCTGCATTCATTGACACCCCGGCTGATCCGTCTGACCGGCACTGACAACACGGATGCCACTTCGGACATCACCACGACGCTGCGCGCCTTCTCTGATGTCCGTTACCTGTTCGCCTACGACCCCGCCGGAGAATCGCTGTACAGCTACCATCGGGCCGACCGCCCTGCGCTCGACGCACCGGACCCATCGGAACAGCCGGGACATGCGCCGGCCCCGGGCGGTATGCGGCTGTGGTCCAGCTTCGCCCTGCAGGGGGGTGAACGAGCCACGGCGATGCTGGACATCTCCGCCGACCTGCGCGACGACTGGCTCACCACCAACCTGGTACCGATCGCTGCGCTCATCCCTTTGTCGCTGCTGCTCGCGCTGGGCGTGTCGATGGGCCTTCAACGCAGGATCACGCGTCCGATACGCTTTCTGACAGCCGCGATGCAACAGGTGTCGACGACCGGCGACTTCTCGTTGCGCGTGCATACCGCAGACCGCACCGAGATCGGCGCGCTCTACGAAGGTTTCAACGCCATGCTGGTGGAACTCGCAAATGCCGAGGTGTTGCTGCAGCAACACAAGCGGGCGATCGACCACGCCGCGATCGTCTCGATCACGGACGTCAACGGCACCATCACCTACGCCAACGAGAAGTTCTGCGAGATCTCGCGCTATGACCGCGGCGAGCTGCTCGGCAACACGCACCGAGTCGTCAACTCGGGCCATCACCCGAAGCAGTTTTTCGCGGACATGTGGGGCACCATTGCCAGCGGCAGGGTCTGGAAGGGCGAGATCCGCAACCGCGACAAGGACGGCGGCCACTACTGGGTGGACACCACCATCGTGCCGATTCTCGATAAACACGGCAGACCACAGCAATATGTCGCGATCCGTTTTCCGATCACCGACCGCAAGCAACAGGAACTGGAACTGGTCGCCGCGAAGGAGACGCTCGAGACCCGGGTTGCGGAGCGAACCGAGCAACTGATGCAGTCGCGCGAACGCCTGATCGAGGCAGAGCGGCTGGCCGCCCTCGGGCGGCTGGTGGCCGGCATCGCGCACGAGATCAACACGCCGATTGGCATCGGCGTGACGGCCAGTTCGCACCTGACGGACAAGCTGCGCGAGCTGTCCACGCAGATCGATGCCAACACCCTCACGCGGCGTCAACTGACCGAGTTTGCGGAGACGTTTCGCGAGGGTAACGAGATCATCCTTGGCAACCTGCAGCGTGCCGCCACCTTGGTACGCAGCTTCAAGCAGGTCGCCGCTGACCAGAGCCATCACGAACGCCGCCGGTTTGCGCTGGCCGAGTACATCGACGGCATCCTGTTGAGCCTGAGGCCCGCGCTGAAACACAGCCCGCATATCGTAGAGGTGGACTGCCCGCGCGACCTGGAGATGGACAGCTACCCCGGTGCGCTGTCGCAGATCCTGACCAACCTGATCACCAACTCGCTGCGCTACGCGTTCGAACCAGGCCAGGTCGGCCGGCTGCACATCGCCGCCGAGGCGTCCGGCGACAACGAGATCCGCCTGGTGTATGCCGACGACGGCCGGGGGATCCCGCAGGACGACATCAAGCGTGTATTCGAGCCCTTCTTCACGACCGGCCGACATATCGGTGGTACCGGCCTGGGCCTGCACATCGTGCACAACCTGGTGCACAACACGCTGCACGGTGAGCTGCATTGCGACAGCCCGCCCGGCGGCGGGACACGTTTCGAGTTCATCCTGCCCAGGGTCGTCGCACCGTCGACCGCCGCAGCGGCCGGAAGCTGA
- a CDS encoding cyclic nucleotide-binding domain-containing protein, translating into MAAERGMELAFIECLPHLIPLYQKLGFRRVGPGFYRDDSGVLSPMCLVVRDLAYLKERRSPLYATARQLFGEALPPSWLEALFPDGEPGDDTAAAIERWSEAHGVLSTGELHAQTVLGGFSADELQRVIERGVVIDCSAGERLILSGSGHRNLYIVLEGSCEVRLDGRSLGVVAAGDVVGEMAWLLDSQRTADVVATSDRVRVLSLTDADLDRMVASGSREAIKFLLNLSRVLGRRLLALRALLGPVGV; encoded by the coding sequence ATGGCCGCGGAACGCGGCATGGAGCTGGCGTTCATCGAGTGCCTGCCGCACCTGATACCGCTGTACCAGAAGCTCGGCTTCCGGCGTGTGGGGCCGGGGTTCTATCGCGACGATTCCGGCGTGCTGTCGCCGATGTGTCTGGTGGTGCGCGACCTGGCCTATCTGAAAGAGCGGCGTTCGCCTTTGTACGCGACCGCGCGGCAGTTGTTCGGCGAGGCCCTGCCGCCGTCCTGGCTGGAGGCATTGTTCCCGGACGGCGAGCCGGGTGACGACACGGCGGCGGCCATCGAACGCTGGTCCGAGGCGCACGGCGTGCTGAGTACCGGCGAATTGCATGCGCAGACCGTGCTGGGTGGTTTCTCGGCCGACGAGCTGCAGCGGGTGATCGAGCGCGGGGTGGTGATCGACTGCAGTGCCGGCGAACGTCTGATCCTGAGCGGCTCGGGTCACCGCAACCTGTACATCGTGCTGGAAGGGAGCTGCGAGGTGCGGCTCGACGGCCGCAGCCTTGGCGTCGTCGCCGCGGGCGACGTGGTCGGCGAGATGGCGTGGTTACTCGATTCGCAGCGCACCGCCGATGTTGTCGCGACCAGCGACCGGGTGCGCGTGCTGTCGTTGACCGATGCCGACCTCGATCGGATGGTGGCCTCCGGGTCGCGCGAGGCGATCAAGTTCCTGTTGAATCTGTCACGCGTGCTCGGCCGCCGGTTGCTGGCATTGCGCGCGCTGCTCGGACCCGTGGGCGTCTGA
- the rsxA gene encoding electron transport complex subunit RsxA, translating to MTEYALILVSTVLVNNFVLVKFLGLCPFMGVSRKLETALGMGLATTFVLTLSSVCSYLVNEYLLVPLGVEYLRTIAFILVIAVVVQFTEMVMHKTSPLLYQVLGIFLPLITTNCAVLGVALLNTQQQHGFVESALYGFGAAVGFSLVLVLFAAVRERVAVADVPEPFQGNAIALVTAGLMSMAFMGFAGLVSG from the coding sequence ATGACTGAATACGCCCTGATCCTGGTCAGCACCGTGCTGGTGAACAACTTCGTGTTGGTGAAGTTCCTTGGCCTGTGTCCGTTCATGGGCGTGTCGCGCAAGCTGGAGACCGCGCTCGGTATGGGCCTGGCGACGACCTTCGTGCTGACCCTGTCGTCGGTCTGCAGCTACCTGGTCAACGAGTACCTGCTGGTGCCCTTGGGCGTGGAATACCTGCGCACGATCGCGTTCATCCTCGTGATCGCGGTGGTCGTGCAGTTCACCGAGATGGTGATGCACAAGACCAGCCCATTGCTGTACCAGGTGCTGGGCATCTTTCTGCCGCTGATCACGACCAACTGCGCGGTGCTGGGCGTCGCGTTGCTCAACACCCAGCAACAGCACGGTTTCGTCGAATCGGCGTTGTACGGTTTCGGCGCCGCGGTCGGGTTCTCGCTGGTGCTGGTGCTGTTCGCCGCGGTACGCGAGCGGGTCGCCGTGGCCGACGTACCGGAGCCCTTCCAGGGCAACGCGATCGCCCTGGTGACCGCGGGCCTGATGTCGATGGCGTTCATGGGCTTCGCCGGCCTGGTCAGCGGGTAG